In the Dolichospermum flos-aquae CCAP 1403/13F genome, ACTTGCCCTGTGATGTAAGCTGCTGCTGGATCTGATGCTAAAAAGCGCACCATGCCGGCAATTTCTTCTGGTTTACCAAAACGCCCCAGGGGGATATATTGCAGGATGCCGTCAGCTTTAATATCACTAGTCATGTCGGTGGTAATGAAACCGGGGGCAACGGCATTGACAGTGATGCCACGGGAAGAAAGTTCTTTGGCAACGGTTTTGGTAAAGCCAATTACTCCAGCTTTGGCTGCGCTGTAGTTGGCTTGTCCAGGGTTGCCCATTTGTCCGGCGACGGAAGCGATGTTAATAATCCGCCCCGAACGTTGTTTAAGCATAATTTTACTGACTACTTTTGTACATAGAAATACACCAGTTAAGTTAAGATCTATGACTGCTTCCCATTCTTCTAATTTCATTCTTAATAGCAGGGTGTCACGGGTAATACCTGCATTGTTGACCAAGATATCCACGCGCTGGAATTTTTCTAAGGTGGTTTTAATGAGTGTATCTACTTGATTTTCTTGAGAAACATCTGCTTGGAGGGCAATGGCTTCTCCTCCTGCTGCTGTGATTTCTGCTACTACTTCATCTGCTGCGGTGCTAGAACTAGCGTAGTTAACAACTACTTTTGCGCCTTGGGATGCTAGTTGGATAGCGATCGCTCTGCCAATTCCTCTTGATGCACCTGTGACAATTGCAACCTGATCTTTTAATAAACTCACTTGATTTTCCTCAATCTGTGGAGATACCTCGCTAATTATAATTATAATATCTGGCGGTAAGTGGGAAACTCAGGGGCTTTAGCCCTGAGAGTGTCAATAATTACCTTCAGGTGTGAGTGTTTCCGTCGGAATTGGTTCTTCCGTTGGGGTTTGTGAGGGCGTTTCTGTGGGTTCAGGTTCTGGTGGATTTTCTGCTGTTACAGTCAGTTGATAATCTACCGGTTCTGAGGCTGTGGAAACAACAACAAATTCATAAAATCCTTTTTCTGATAATGTTGCAGATATCGTCCGTTTTTGAGAATCTTCTAGCAATGGGTTTTTCCCAGAAGGAGAATAAATTGATAATAAAACTTTTGAATTTGCTTCTAGCTTAACTTCCATATTTTGATCTTTGGCTAGTCCAGCAATAAAAACTTTACCTCTTCCTGGTTGCAAACTTCCACTCACTGTTTTCCCGGTAGCACCTTCAGGAAAGACGATTTTTTCAAATATGCTTTTATCAAGAATAGCGTTAAATTGATCATTGACAAATGCGTACCAAACTTGTCCAATGGGTTGTTTAATAAAACTTTTACCCTTTTGTTCAGGAAATTCATGTAAAAAAGCTGCATCACCTAAATCATATAAAGACCGACTACCAACGTTGATTCTATTAATTTTAAATTGCCAGATTGCGCGTTCATTCCCAGTATAATTGCCCAGTTGACGGCGAGAGTCAGAGGTGATTGCAGATAGCTTTTCTAGAACTTCAGCGGCGGTTTTATCCCATTCTGCCCGTAAACTTTCATCTTCTGGACTATCGCTAAGAATACGCCCTTTTAAATTGGGATCTTTGTCCCGAAAAACTTGATTTACGAGTGTAACATAAAATTTATAATCTATACCTAATTCTTCACGGCTATTGCTCAATTTTTGTTTGCGTTGTCTTTCCTCTGGTGAAAAATTAATTTGGGGTTTTATTATTTCCGTGGGATTGGGACTAGATATAATTGTCGAGTTATTTCCCTGTAAATCATTGGTCGGGGTTTTAAATTTCTGCCAATATAAATAACTCCCAATAGTCAAGACAAAGACGAGAATCAAAACATTTGTTCCTGTCCAAATACCTGGGTGGGGAGGAGTGGGAATAATTACAGGTTCAGGAACTGGGGTTGGGGTTTTGGGAGAAGAAACAGCAACAGTTGCAGATGTGGGGGGTTGAGTTTGCTGATAGCTAACACTTTGAGGGTTCAGGACTTGGAGAAGTTGACGGGCTGTTTGATAGCGATTGCTTGCAACTGGTGATAACATTTTATCTATAATTTGTCCAAATGCGGAACTGAGACTGACTTCCCGCCGCCATTGCCAACTAAAATTATAAGTATCAATTAATTCCTGGGGCTGTTTACCTGTCAGTAAAACTAACATTGTCACAGCTAAAGCATATAAATCACTGCTGGTAGACACCACACCTGTTTGCATTTGTTCTGGTGGTGCAAATCCTATTTTTCCCAATAATGTGCCATTGATAGGAGAGGCAATTGCCCCTGTTTGGTAATATTGAGAAGCGACGGTTGCGGCTACTTGTTTAACACCTCCAAAATCAATTAACACAGGTAATTTATCACTACTACGAAGCATTAAATTATCAGGAGAAATATCACGATGAATAACACCAAGGGAGTGAATATATGCCAATACTGGTAAAATTTGCTGTAATAACTGGTAAATTTCTGCTTCTGTAAATTTTAAACCCTGTTTTTTACGACTATTTAATAAAGAATTATAAGTTTCACCATCTACATAATCTTGAACTAAAAAAAGACTTTCTTTCCCTTGTAAATTAAGGCATAATAGTTCCCGAAACCGGGGAATTTGAGGATGTTGTAATTTATAAAGAACACTTGCTTCTCGTTGGAAAAGTTCTTCTGCTTTTTGAAGAACATAACGAGTTTGTACTTGGGGAGAGAATTCTTTTAAAACACAAGCTTCTCGAAAGCGGTTAATATCTTCCGCTAAATAAGTTTTGCCAAATCCTCCTTGGCCAATTTGTCGAATAATAACATAGCGATCGCCTAAAGTTTGCCCTGGTTGAATCCCCTGATTTCCAGATGTCGGTACATTAGCAATTTTGTCTCCACATTGGAGACAAAACCTACTACCAGACGGATTTTGATGCCCTTGAGAACAATAAATATTAGTCATTGGTCAGTTGTCAGTTGTCAGTTGTTAGTAGGGGCGAAGCATTTGCAAGATAAATTATCGGTCATTGCCAAAAATAGTTCTCCAAATGCTTCGCCCGTACAGTTGTCAGTTGTCAGTTCTGAAAAATTACCCATTACCCATTACCCATTACTTATTCTCTACTTTATCAGATGCGATCGCATACCAAATTTGCAGAAAAGTTTTTTGATTTAGTTTCCCACGTTCTTGACCAGGAAACAATGGTTCAAATGTCTGATATGTATCTGCGCGTAAATCCTGGAAAGATTTATACT is a window encoding:
- the fabG gene encoding 3-oxoacyl-[acyl-carrier-protein] reductase yields the protein MSLLKDQVAIVTGASRGIGRAIAIQLASQGAKVVVNYASSSTAADEVVAEITAAGGEAIALQADVSQENQVDTLIKTTLEKFQRVDILVNNAGITRDTLLLRMKLEEWEAVIDLNLTGVFLCTKVVSKIMLKQRSGRIINIASVAGQMGNPGQANYSAAKAGVIGFTKTVAKELSSRGITVNAVAPGFITTDMTSDIKADGILQYIPLGRFGKPEEIAGMVRFLASDPAAAYITGQVFNVDGGMVM
- a CDS encoding protein kinase domain-containing protein, encoding MTNIYCSQGHQNPSGSRFCLQCGDKIANVPTSGNQGIQPGQTLGDRYVIIRQIGQGGFGKTYLAEDINRFREACVLKEFSPQVQTRYVLQKAEELFQREASVLYKLQHPQIPRFRELLCLNLQGKESLFLVQDYVDGETYNSLLNSRKKQGLKFTEAEIYQLLQQILPVLAYIHSLGVIHRDISPDNLMLRSSDKLPVLIDFGGVKQVAATVASQYYQTGAIASPINGTLLGKIGFAPPEQMQTGVVSTSSDLYALAVTMLVLLTGKQPQELIDTYNFSWQWRREVSLSSAFGQIIDKMLSPVASNRYQTARQLLQVLNPQSVSYQQTQPPTSATVAVSSPKTPTPVPEPVIIPTPPHPGIWTGTNVLILVFVLTIGSYLYWQKFKTPTNDLQGNNSTIISSPNPTEIIKPQINFSPEERQRKQKLSNSREELGIDYKFYVTLVNQVFRDKDPNLKGRILSDSPEDESLRAEWDKTAAEVLEKLSAITSDSRRQLGNYTGNERAIWQFKINRINVGSRSLYDLGDAAFLHEFPEQKGKSFIKQPIGQVWYAFVNDQFNAILDKSIFEKIVFPEGATGKTVSGSLQPGRGKVFIAGLAKDQNMEVKLEANSKVLLSIYSPSGKNPLLEDSQKRTISATLSEKGFYEFVVVSTASEPVDYQLTVTAENPPEPEPTETPSQTPTEEPIPTETLTPEGNY